Proteins encoded within one genomic window of Macaca fascicularis isolate 582-1 chromosome 16, T2T-MFA8v1.1:
- the CEP131 gene encoding centrosomal protein of 131 kDa isoform X7 translates to MSFLDEMEKSGQDQPDPQQEGWVLEAGPGPLELGSEASTSVMRLKLEVEEKKQAMLLLQRALAQQRDLTVRRVKETEKALSRQLQRQREHYEATIQRHLAFIDQLIEDKKVLSEKCEAVVAELKQEDQRCTERVAQVQAQHELEIKKLKELMSATEKVRREKWISEKTKKIKEVTVRGLEPEIQKLIARHKQEVRRLKSLHEAELLQSDERASQRCLRQAEELREQLEREKEALGQQERERARQRFQQHLEQEQWALQQQRQRLYSEVAEERERLGQQAARQRAELEELRQQLEESSSALTRALRAEFEKGREEQERRHQMELKALKQQLELERQAWEAGCARKEEAWLLNREQELREEIRKGRDKEIELVIHRLEADMALAKEESEKAAESRIKRLRDKYEAELSELEQSERKLHERCSELKGQLGEAEGENLRLQGLVRQKERALEDTQAVSGQMNEQLSSERSNLAQVIRQEFEDRLAASEEETRQAKAELAALQARQQLELEEVHRRVKTALARKEEAVSSLRTQHEAAVKRADHLEELLEQHRRPTLSTK, encoded by the exons ATGAGCTTCTTGGACGAGATGGAGAAGTCTGGGCAGGACCAGCCGGACCCCCAGCAGGAG GGGTGGGTGCTGGAGGCGGGGCCCGGGCCCCTGGAGCTGGGGTCCGAGGCGAGCACGTCAGTGATGCGGCTGAAGCTGGAGGTGGAGGAGAAGAAGCAGGCCATGCTGCTGCTACAGAGAGCGCTG GCGCAGCAGCGAGACCTCACAGTCCGGCGGGTCAAGGAGACAGAGAAGGCACTGAGCCGGCAGCTGCAGCGGCAGAGGGAGCACTACGAGGCCACCATCCAGCGGCACTTGGCCTTCATCGACCAG CTGATCGAAGACAAGAAGGTCCTGAGTGAAAAGTGCGAGGCTGTGGTGGCcgagctgaagcaggaggaccagAGATGCACTGAGCGTGTGGCCCAGGTGCAGGCGCAGCATGAGCTG GAGATTAAAAAACTCAAAGAACTAATGAGTGCCACTGAGAAAGTCCGCCGGGAGAAGTGGATCAGTGAGAAAACCAAGAAGATCAAGGAGGTCACTGTCCGAG GCCTGGAGCCCGAGATCCAGAAGCTGATTGCCAGGCACAAGCAGGAGGTGCGGAGGCTCAAGAGCCTTCATGAGGCGGAGCTGCTGCAGTCAGACGAGCGGGCCTCGCAGCGCTGCCTGCGCCAGGCTGAGGAGCTGCGGGAGCAGCTGGAGCGGGAGAAGGAGGCGCTGGGCCAGCAGGAGCGCGAGCGTGCTCGGCAGCG GTTCCAGCAGCACCTGGAGCAGGAGCAGTGGGCGCTGCAGCAGCAACGGCAGCGGCTGTACAGCGAGGTGGCCGAGGAGAGGGAGCGACTGGGCCAGCAGGCAGCCAG GCAGCGGGCGGAGCTGGAGGAGCTGAGGCAGCAGCTGGAGGAGAGCAGCTCTGCGCTGACCCGAGCCCTGAGGGCGGAGTTTGAGAAGGGCAGGGAGGAGCAGGAGCGCCGGCACCAG atggagctgaaggccctgaagcagcagctggaGCTGGAGAGGCAGGCGTGGGAGGCCGGCTGTGCCAGGAAGGAG GAGGCGTGGCTGCTGAACCGGGAACAGGAGCTGAGGGAAGAAATCCGGAAAGGCCGGGACAAGGAGATTGAGCTGGTCATTCACCGGCTGGAGGCCGACATGGCGCTGGCCAAGGAGGAGAGTGAGAAGGCTGCTGAGAGTCG CATCAAGCGCTTACGGGACAAGTACGAGGCAGAGCTCTCCGAGCTGGAGCAGTCGGAGCGGAAGCTTCACGAGCGATGCTCGGAGCTGAAGGGCCAGcttggggaggccgagggtgAGAATCTGCGTCTGCAGGGCCTTGTGCGGCAGAAGGAGCGGGCGCTGGAGGACACGCAGGCCGTGAGTGGGCAG ATGAACGAGCAGCTTTCTAGCGAGCGTAGCAACCTGGCCCAGGTGATCCGCCAGGAGTTCGAGGACCGGCTGGCAGCCTCTGAGGAGGAGACGCGGCAGGCCAAGGCCGAGCTGGCTGCGCTGCAGGCCCGCCagcagctggagctggaggaggtGCACCGGAG GGTGAAGACGGCCCTCGCGAGGAAGGAGGAGGCTGTGAGCAGCCTCCGGACACAGCACGAG GCTGCGGTGAAGCGGGCCGACCACCTGGAGGAGCTGCTGGAGCAGCACAGGCGGCCCACGCTGAGTACCAAGTAA
- the CEP131 gene encoding centrosomal protein of 131 kDa isoform X8 — MSFLDEMEKSGQDQPDPQQEGWVLEAGPGPLELGSEASTSVMRLKLEVEEKKQAMLLLQRALAQQRDLTVRRVKETEKALSRQLQRQREHYEATIQRHLAFIDQLIEDKKVLSEKCEAVVAELKQEDQRCTERVAQVQAQHELEIKKLKELMSATEKVRREKWISEKTKKIKEVTVRGLEPEIQKLIARHKQEVRRLKSLHEAELLQSDERASQRCLRQAEELREQLEREKEALGQQERERARQRFQQHLEQEQWALQQQRQRLYSEVAEERERLGQQAARQRAELEELRQQLEESSSALTRALRAEFEKGREEQERRHQMELKALKQQLELERQAWEAGCARKEEAWLLNREQELREEIRKGRDKEIELVIHRLEADMALAKEESEKAAESRIKRLRDKYEAELSELEQSERKLHERCSELKGQLGEAEGENLRLQGLVRQKERALEDTQAMNEQLSSERSNLAQVIRQEFEDRLAASEEETRQAKAELAALQARQQLELEEVHRRVKTALARKEEAVSSLRTQHEAAVKRADHLEELLEQHRRPTLSTK; from the exons ATGAGCTTCTTGGACGAGATGGAGAAGTCTGGGCAGGACCAGCCGGACCCCCAGCAGGAG GGGTGGGTGCTGGAGGCGGGGCCCGGGCCCCTGGAGCTGGGGTCCGAGGCGAGCACGTCAGTGATGCGGCTGAAGCTGGAGGTGGAGGAGAAGAAGCAGGCCATGCTGCTGCTACAGAGAGCGCTG GCGCAGCAGCGAGACCTCACAGTCCGGCGGGTCAAGGAGACAGAGAAGGCACTGAGCCGGCAGCTGCAGCGGCAGAGGGAGCACTACGAGGCCACCATCCAGCGGCACTTGGCCTTCATCGACCAG CTGATCGAAGACAAGAAGGTCCTGAGTGAAAAGTGCGAGGCTGTGGTGGCcgagctgaagcaggaggaccagAGATGCACTGAGCGTGTGGCCCAGGTGCAGGCGCAGCATGAGCTG GAGATTAAAAAACTCAAAGAACTAATGAGTGCCACTGAGAAAGTCCGCCGGGAGAAGTGGATCAGTGAGAAAACCAAGAAGATCAAGGAGGTCACTGTCCGAG GCCTGGAGCCCGAGATCCAGAAGCTGATTGCCAGGCACAAGCAGGAGGTGCGGAGGCTCAAGAGCCTTCATGAGGCGGAGCTGCTGCAGTCAGACGAGCGGGCCTCGCAGCGCTGCCTGCGCCAGGCTGAGGAGCTGCGGGAGCAGCTGGAGCGGGAGAAGGAGGCGCTGGGCCAGCAGGAGCGCGAGCGTGCTCGGCAGCG GTTCCAGCAGCACCTGGAGCAGGAGCAGTGGGCGCTGCAGCAGCAACGGCAGCGGCTGTACAGCGAGGTGGCCGAGGAGAGGGAGCGACTGGGCCAGCAGGCAGCCAG GCAGCGGGCGGAGCTGGAGGAGCTGAGGCAGCAGCTGGAGGAGAGCAGCTCTGCGCTGACCCGAGCCCTGAGGGCGGAGTTTGAGAAGGGCAGGGAGGAGCAGGAGCGCCGGCACCAG atggagctgaaggccctgaagcagcagctggaGCTGGAGAGGCAGGCGTGGGAGGCCGGCTGTGCCAGGAAGGAG GAGGCGTGGCTGCTGAACCGGGAACAGGAGCTGAGGGAAGAAATCCGGAAAGGCCGGGACAAGGAGATTGAGCTGGTCATTCACCGGCTGGAGGCCGACATGGCGCTGGCCAAGGAGGAGAGTGAGAAGGCTGCTGAGAGTCG CATCAAGCGCTTACGGGACAAGTACGAGGCAGAGCTCTCCGAGCTGGAGCAGTCGGAGCGGAAGCTTCACGAGCGATGCTCGGAGCTGAAGGGCCAGcttggggaggccgagggtgAGAATCTGCGTCTGCAGGGCCTTGTGCGGCAGAAGGAGCGGGCGCTGGAGGACACGCAGGCC ATGAACGAGCAGCTTTCTAGCGAGCGTAGCAACCTGGCCCAGGTGATCCGCCAGGAGTTCGAGGACCGGCTGGCAGCCTCTGAGGAGGAGACGCGGCAGGCCAAGGCCGAGCTGGCTGCGCTGCAGGCCCGCCagcagctggagctggaggaggtGCACCGGAG GGTGAAGACGGCCCTCGCGAGGAAGGAGGAGGCTGTGAGCAGCCTCCGGACACAGCACGAG GCTGCGGTGAAGCGGGCCGACCACCTGGAGGAGCTGCTGGAGCAGCACAGGCGGCCCACGCTGAGTACCAAGTAA